From a single Anaerolineales bacterium genomic region:
- a CDS encoding NAD-dependent epimerase/dehydratase family protein, protein MILITGATGFIGRALVRQLSSIGYPLRALIRPSPRSPRLPKGVPVEVAVVSLADTRGLRAAMRDVETVIHLASAENQGSRGNLLATDIQGTKNLVEAAADAGVDRFVYISHLGAARASGYPAFKAKGIAEEYIRDGKTPYTIIRTSLVYGPEDHLTNNLVKLIRSSVGIFPIPSSGRSVVQPVWVEDLVTCMIWALQNDDTLNQVYEIGGNEFFTLREIVEIIMEVTNNRRFLLPLSPITMRALTVFLEGIIPRFPVSSFWLDYFAVNRTTAVDSMPRHFGLMPARFSYRLDYLIQPPWYRRAWDAVTKRISAVRKT, encoded by the coding sequence ATGATTCTCATCACCGGCGCGACTGGATTCATCGGTCGCGCGCTCGTCCGCCAGTTATCCTCCATCGGATATCCGCTCCGCGCATTGATCCGCCCTTCGCCGCGTTCTCCGCGCCTGCCCAAAGGCGTCCCCGTCGAAGTGGCGGTCGTCTCGCTTGCGGATACGCGCGGTCTGCGCGCCGCCATGCGCGATGTGGAAACGGTCATCCACCTCGCCAGCGCGGAGAATCAAGGCAGCCGCGGCAATCTGCTTGCCACGGATATTCAAGGGACAAAGAACCTCGTCGAAGCGGCGGCAGATGCCGGCGTGGATCGATTCGTCTACATCAGCCACCTTGGCGCAGCGCGCGCTTCGGGCTATCCCGCCTTCAAAGCCAAGGGCATCGCGGAGGAATACATCCGCGACGGGAAAACGCCATATACCATCATCCGCACTTCGCTCGTGTACGGACCTGAAGACCATCTCACGAATAACCTTGTAAAACTGATCCGCTCATCGGTCGGGATCTTCCCCATCCCATCCAGCGGACGTTCGGTTGTCCAACCGGTCTGGGTCGAGGACCTTGTCACCTGCATGATTTGGGCGCTGCAAAATGATGACACCCTTAATCAGGTGTACGAGATCGGCGGCAACGAGTTTTTCACCCTGCGGGAGATCGTTGAGATCATTATGGAAGTTACAAATAACCGGCGTTTTCTGCTGCCGCTTTCGCCGATCACCATGCGCGCGTTGACCGTTTTTCTGGAAGGCATCATACCGCGCTTCCCCGTCTCCTCCTTCTGGCTGGATTACTTCGCCGTCAACCGCACCACCGCCGTGGATTCGATGCCGCGTCACTTCGGGCTGATGCCTGCGCGTTTCTCCTATCGTCTCGATTACCTCATCCAACCGCCCTGGTATCGACGCGCCTGGGATGCTGTGACAAAACGAATTTCCGCTGTACGAAAAACATGA
- a CDS encoding GNAT family N-acetyltransferase, whose translation MTPFQIRLIETPEEMRLVEQIQREVWQGSETDVVPLHMLITAVHNGGLVLGAFIEEKIVGFIFGFPGLEETPDGPRAKHCSHMLGIHPDHRDGGIGFALKRAQWQMVRHQGLDHITWTYDPLFSRNAHLNIAKLGAVCTTYRRSEYGEMRDGLNAGLPSDRFQVDWWINTRRVESRLSKRPRPTLKMTHVARSGLRPLYTLQYRTYDLPQPPEHLPPFEERLVLAEIPNDFMALKLKDFALARDWRFFTRELFETAFAKGYIITDFVFDGKEGTPRGLYVLTHGESTLDEFE comes from the coding sequence ATGACCCCATTTCAGATCCGCCTCATCGAAACTCCCGAAGAAATGCGCCTCGTCGAGCAGATCCAGCGCGAGGTGTGGCAAGGCTCCGAAACGGACGTTGTTCCACTGCACATGCTCATCACCGCCGTGCATAACGGCGGATTGGTATTGGGAGCATTCATCGAGGAAAAGATCGTCGGCTTCATCTTCGGTTTTCCCGGGCTCGAGGAAACACCCGACGGTCCGCGCGCAAAACATTGCTCGCATATGCTCGGCATCCACCCCGATCACCGCGACGGCGGCATCGGCTTCGCGCTCAAACGCGCACAGTGGCAGATGGTCCGCCACCAGGGTCTCGACCACATCACCTGGACGTACGACCCCCTGTTCAGCCGCAACGCTCATCTCAACATCGCCAAACTCGGCGCGGTCTGCACCACGTATCGCCGCTCGGAATACGGCGAAATGCGCGATGGTCTCAACGCCGGATTGCCCTCCGACCGCTTTCAAGTGGATTGGTGGATCAACACCCGCCGTGTCGAAAGCAGACTCAGCAAACGTCCGCGCCCAACGCTCAAGATGACCCATGTCGCCCGCAGCGGACTCCGCCCGCTTTATACGCTTCAATATCGGACCTACGACCTGCCTCAACCACCCGAACATTTGCCTCCCTTTGAGGAACGTCTCGTATTGGCGGAGATTCCCAACGATTTCATGGCGCTCAAGTTAAAGGATTTCGCGCTCGCCCGCGACTGGCGCTTCTTCACCCGCGAATTGTTCGAGACCGCTTTCGCTAAGGGCTACATCATTACCGATTTCGTCTTTGATGGAAAAGAAGGAACGCCGCGCGGACTATACGTCCTCACACACGGCGAAAGCACACTGGACGAGTTCGAATAA
- a CDS encoding Maf family protein — protein sequence MNDKLILASNSPRRRQLFALGGWNFNVIVADVDETPLENESPREYVIRLAQAKALAIQPRAESDAVIIGSDTTVVDGNEILGKPVDEQDAERMLRQLRGRTHQVYTGVAVLRVRDGQMRTELSITDVPMRNYSDEEIRTYVQTGDPMDKAGAYAIQHPDFQPVHSMQGCYAGVMGLPLCHIMRALQQFDIRPTADVPAACQSLLNYQCPVSASILSGELVS from the coding sequence GTGAATGACAAACTGATACTGGCATCCAATTCTCCGCGCAGGCGGCAGTTATTTGCGCTTGGCGGTTGGAATTTCAACGTCATCGTTGCGGATGTGGACGAGACTCCGCTTGAGAACGAGTCTCCGCGGGAGTATGTGATCCGGCTGGCACAAGCCAAGGCGCTGGCGATCCAGCCCCGGGCGGAGTCGGATGCGGTCATCATCGGTTCGGATACCACGGTGGTGGACGGGAACGAAATCCTTGGCAAACCCGTCGATGAACAGGATGCCGAACGAATGTTGAGGCAGTTGCGGGGGCGGACGCATCAGGTGTACACGGGCGTTGCAGTGCTGCGCGTGCGTGATGGACAGATGCGGACGGAATTATCCATTACGGATGTACCGATGCGAAATTATTCGGACGAGGAAATTCGCACATACGTCCAGACCGGTGACCCGATGGATAAGGCTGGCGCGTATGCCATTCAACATCCTGATTTTCAACCAGTCCATTCCATGCAGGGATGTTATGCCGGTGTGATGGGACTGCCGCTGTGTCACATCATGCGTGCGTTGCAGCAGTTCGATATCCGCCCGACTGCGGATGTGCCTGCGGCGTGTCAGTCTTTATTGAATTATCAATGTCCGGTTTCCGCTTCGATCTTAAGCGGCGAACTGGTCTCTTGA
- a CDS encoding penicillin-binding transpeptidase domain-containing protein, with amino-acid sequence MKLRWIHLVLIVLFISACTSGGGGNPITGIFSTPTPLPTASVAITPAPDAQAAVTTFWEAVQADDYETMYNMLTQSSRAGITFEDFSKRWRDSLNMMSASSVEFSVISSQLSPYDAEVGYSVTYKTALAGDIQRDHVMRLAKEDGGWRVQWDEALILPDLAGGNQLVMEYSTPARGDIYDRDGQPIVTQADAFAFGIQTGQLNPDTRELLARELGALCGLDPLAIENQIDASGPGWYLPMCEGTRAEAQRLLSVNPAGLVVQSYSSRYYFRTGLAPQAVGYTLPISPEQLDEYRRKGYSGAERIGQSGIERWAEDYLSGQHGGTLRVVAPNGTIISTLGESRPAPADSVYLTIDNNLQNYAQTAVEFFRGAIVVMEVDTGRVLAMASSPDFDPNYFEPNNPNNLGLTNLINNQNQPLLNRASQGQYPLGSVFKIIPFAAALESGLYTKDTAYDCQYEFQRLDRPLYDWTYEYCQQALARGQACNTSTTRPSGLLTLQEGLMRSCNPYFWEIGWDLYTNWERGNDIANMARAFGFGSPTGIGQIEEASGQILNPNSVTDAVNQAIGQGDVQVTPLQVARMMAAIANGGTLYRPQIVERVQPIDGDPTLIFRPEAQGTLPMRDENLQILQEALFMVTNFNLGTARNNIRGIQFDTAGKTGTAESGSGLPHAWFAGYTLNEEARTGKPHIAIAVIVENIGQGSDYGVPIFRYMVEAYYFGSPGRLSYDFGIIGQPLPTPTPFGFFPSSGDDE; translated from the coding sequence ATGAAGTTGCGCTGGATCCATTTGGTTCTGATCGTTCTTTTCATCTCTGCCTGTACATCGGGCGGCGGCGGTAATCCCATCACGGGGATTTTTTCGACACCCACTCCCCTGCCCACGGCGAGCGTTGCCATCACACCCGCACCGGACGCCCAGGCGGCTGTCACCACGTTTTGGGAGGCAGTGCAGGCAGACGATTACGAAACCATGTACAACATGCTGACGCAATCCAGCCGGGCGGGGATCACATTCGAAGATTTCTCCAAACGCTGGCGCGACTCGCTCAACATGATGAGCGCCTCCAGCGTGGAATTTTCGGTCATCTCTTCCCAACTCAGCCCGTACGACGCCGAAGTCGGGTACAGCGTTACCTACAAAACAGCGCTGGCGGGCGATATTCAACGCGACCATGTCATGCGGCTCGCAAAGGAAGATGGCGGCTGGAGAGTGCAATGGGATGAAGCCTTGATCCTGCCGGACCTCGCGGGCGGCAACCAGTTGGTCATGGAATACAGCACTCCCGCGCGCGGCGACATCTACGACCGCGACGGTCAGCCCATTGTCACGCAGGCGGATGCGTTCGCTTTCGGCATCCAGACCGGGCAGTTAAACCCGGATACGCGCGAACTATTGGCGCGCGAACTCGGCGCGCTGTGCGGACTGGATCCGCTCGCCATTGAAAATCAGATCGACGCTTCGGGACCCGGCTGGTACCTGCCCATGTGCGAAGGGACCCGCGCCGAGGCTCAGAGATTGCTCTCCGTCAATCCTGCCGGACTGGTCGTGCAAAGTTACTCATCCCGTTATTACTTCCGAACCGGACTCGCGCCCCAAGCGGTCGGATACACCCTGCCCATTTCACCAGAGCAATTGGATGAATACCGCCGCAAGGGATACAGCGGCGCGGAACGCATCGGTCAGTCAGGCATCGAACGCTGGGCGGAGGATTATCTCTCCGGACAGCACGGCGGGACGCTGCGTGTTGTCGCTCCCAATGGAACGATCATCTCCACGCTGGGAGAAAGCCGTCCCGCGCCTGCGGATTCGGTCTACCTCACCATTGATAACAACCTGCAAAACTACGCCCAAACCGCAGTGGAATTCTTCCGCGGCGCCATCGTCGTCATGGAAGTGGACACCGGGCGTGTCCTTGCGATGGCATCCAGCCCGGATTTTGACCCCAATTATTTCGAACCGAACAACCCGAACAATCTCGGTTTGACCAACCTGATAAACAACCAAAACCAGCCTTTGCTCAATCGCGCCTCGCAGGGACAGTATCCGCTCGGCTCGGTCTTCAAGATCATCCCCTTCGCCGCCGCGTTGGAAAGCGGTTTGTATACGAAGGACACTGCCTACGATTGTCAATATGAATTCCAGCGGCTTGACCGTCCACTGTATGACTGGACCTACGAATACTGTCAGCAGGCGCTCGCACGCGGACAAGCCTGCAATACATCCACCACCCGTCCGTCCGGTCTGCTCACTTTACAGGAAGGCTTGATGCGCTCCTGCAACCCATATTTCTGGGAGATCGGCTGGGACCTCTACACAAACTGGGAACGCGGCAACGATATTGCCAACATGGCACGCGCCTTCGGGTTCGGTTCGCCCACAGGCATTGGTCAGATCGAGGAAGCCAGCGGTCAGATCCTCAACCCGAACAGCGTGACCGATGCGGTCAATCAAGCCATCGGGCAGGGCGATGTACAGGTCACACCGCTTCAGGTAGCAAGGATGATGGCTGCCATTGCAAACGGCGGGACGTTGTACCGCCCGCAGATCGTGGAGCGCGTTCAGCCCATAGACGGTGATCCAACGCTCATATTCCGCCCTGAGGCGCAGGGAACGCTTCCCATGCGGGACGAAAACCTGCAGATCCTGCAAGAAGCGCTCTTCATGGTGACGAACTTCAACCTCGGCACGGCGCGCAATAACATCCGCGGCATTCAGTTCGATACGGCGGGCAAGACCGGCACAGCCGAATCCGGCAGCGGATTGCCGCATGCCTGGTTCGCGGGATACACCCTGAACGAAGAAGCACGGACCGGCAAGCCGCACATTGCCATTGCCGTGATCGTCGAAAATATTGGGCAGGGTTCCGATTATGGCGTGCCGATCTTCCGCTACATGGTGGAAGCGTATTACTTCGGTTCCCCCGGCAGGCTGTCGTACGACTTCGGCATCATCGGACAGCCGCTTCCCACACCTACGCCGTTCGGCTTCTTCCCGTCCTCCGGTGATGACGAGTAA
- the rsgA gene encoding ribosome small subunit-dependent GTPase A produces the protein MTNAQTKQGLIVKAQSGFFWVETGEGVFVCQLRGKLKQGRAKGDIAALGDRVNITLLDDGSGVVEKVEERKQALVRLDPRPQGVYQQVLLANADQAVFVFACAHPTPRLRMLDRFLVIAEKQRIPVVIVANKVDLADDPKAIFGMYETLRYRVLYSSTKTGAGLDELKTQLQNKISALVGPSGVGKSSLLNAIQPGLGLAVNEISKAMGKGKHTTVTRQMFALDGGGYVADTPGWKSLALWDTEPEEMDAYFPELRDLVAQCQFSDCTHQHEPGCAVLAALKDGTIHKERYESYVRLRSGQE, from the coding sequence TTGACGAACGCGCAGACAAAACAAGGTTTGATCGTCAAAGCCCAATCCGGTTTCTTTTGGGTGGAAACCGGGGAGGGCGTTTTTGTTTGCCAACTGCGCGGCAAGCTCAAACAGGGCAGAGCCAAGGGCGATATCGCCGCGCTAGGCGACAGGGTGAACATCACTTTATTGGATGACGGCAGCGGGGTGGTGGAAAAGGTCGAGGAGCGCAAACAGGCTTTGGTCAGGTTGGATCCGCGCCCGCAGGGCGTCTATCAACAAGTGCTGCTGGCGAACGCCGATCAGGCGGTCTTTGTCTTTGCATGCGCGCATCCGACTCCGCGACTTCGGATGCTGGACCGTTTCCTCGTCATTGCGGAAAAGCAAAGGATCCCCGTTGTGATCGTCGCAAATAAAGTGGATTTGGCGGATGATCCGAAAGCGATCTTCGGGATGTACGAAACGCTCCGCTATCGTGTGCTGTATTCGTCCACGAAAACGGGCGCCGGGCTGGATGAACTAAAAACGCAATTACAAAACAAGATCAGCGCACTGGTGGGACCGAGCGGCGTGGGAAAGTCCAGCCTGTTGAATGCGATCCAGCCTGGGCTTGGGCTGGCAGTAAACGAGATCAGCAAGGCGATGGGCAAGGGCAAACACACCACTGTCACGCGGCAGATGTTCGCGCTCGACGGCGGCGGCTACGTGGCGGATACACCTGGCTGGAAAAGCCTCGCCTTGTGGGATACCGAGCCCGAGGAGATGGACGCCTATTTCCCCGAACTGCGCGACCTTGTGGCGCAATGTCAATTCAGCGATTGCACGCATCAGCATGAGCCGGGCTGCGCCGTGCTGGCGGCTTTGAAAGATGGAACGATTCACAAGGAACGCTATGAATCGTATGTGCGTCTGCGCTCCGGACAAGAATAG
- the holB gene encoding DNA polymerase III subunit delta', giving the protein MADNWNILGHEWAVDMLRRHAARGEVRHAYLFCGPPGIGRRTLALRLAQALNCERPITAGDPCLTCRTCKQIEAMQHPDLTIIQAKDNDEIPKEGGILKVDQIREIQRTLNLKPYQSPYRVAVFLRFQEANDNASNALLKTLEEAPAHAILILTADNPEQLLPTIVSRCEILRLRPLPIEAVVADLLERGMDEDNARLLAHISGGRPGFARRMMDDATVLEKREERLNDLQMLLPAPRVEKFSYADKLAKDKDAMRQTILIWLSYWRDVLLRVAGAETPLVNVDRNMEIEFLAGRLELSTARRVVGEMESALEKMDRNVNSRLLAEVLLLDLPKV; this is encoded by the coding sequence ATGGCTGACAATTGGAACATCCTTGGGCACGAATGGGCAGTGGATATGCTCCGCCGGCACGCCGCGCGCGGAGAGGTCCGCCACGCCTATCTCTTTTGCGGACCTCCCGGCATCGGCAGGCGGACGCTGGCATTGCGCCTTGCGCAAGCCTTGAATTGCGAACGTCCCATCACAGCAGGAGATCCCTGCCTGACCTGCCGCACCTGCAAACAGATCGAGGCGATGCAGCATCCTGATCTGACCATCATCCAGGCGAAGGACAACGATGAGATTCCAAAAGAAGGCGGAATCCTGAAAGTGGATCAGATCCGCGAGATCCAGCGCACGTTGAATCTCAAGCCGTATCAATCCCCCTACCGCGTGGCGGTGTTTCTGCGGTTTCAGGAAGCCAATGACAATGCATCGAACGCCCTGCTCAAAACGCTGGAAGAAGCGCCTGCGCACGCCATCCTGATCCTGACTGCTGATAATCCTGAACAACTCCTGCCGACGATCGTTTCGCGTTGTGAGATCCTGCGCCTGCGTCCGCTGCCCATCGAAGCCGTCGTCGCGGACCTGCTCGAACGCGGCATGGACGAAGACAACGCCCGCCTGCTCGCCCATATCTCCGGCGGACGCCCCGGCTTTGCGCGCCGCATGATGGACGATGCCACCGTGCTCGAAAAACGCGAGGAACGTCTCAACGACCTGCAAATGCTGCTGCCCGCCCCGCGCGTGGAAAAATTCTCCTACGCCGATAAACTCGCAAAGGACAAGGATGCCATGCGCCAGACCATCCTCATCTGGCTTTCCTACTGGCGGGATGTGCTCCTGCGCGTAGCTGGCGCGGAGACGCCGCTCGTCAACGTGGACCGCAACATGGAGATCGAATTTCTAGCCGGGCGGCTGGAATTATCTACGGCGAGGCGCGTGGTCGGCGAGATGGAATCCGCGCTGGAAAAGATGGACCGCAACGTCAATTCACGGCTGCTGGCAGAAGTGCTATTATTGGATCTCCCAAAAGTTTAA
- a CDS encoding adenylate/guanylate cyclase domain-containing protein: MFDTLYAQAKRLRFPKDIEKQFRAEYHANTLSTARIALILGLILFSLFGILDVYAVPISKNIVWIIRYVIVAPVVIVALIASYRKQHQKYVQELMCVAVAVSGLGIVAMISITHEAEFGNRFYFTGLVLVSMWGYGLTRLRFWYAVIANFIIMIGYEFASIEIKRLLTTETGIVIFTMHNFFFLGANVIGMFTSYTLERYARKEFLQKYLIREQRDKADNLLLSLLPRQIAEKLKQGEEDITEEYQETSVLFADIVNFTPMSAQFDSHAVVGMLDELFSHFDELVDKYDVEKIQVAGDGYMAAAGVPTYRPDHAAVLVRLGFDMLECVKSETFLGGKHPIEIRIGINSGPLIAGVIGHKKLVFAVWGDTVNTASRMESHGRTGKIQITRATYELVKEEFECEYIGEIPVKGKGNMKVWHVVGEKKK, encoded by the coding sequence ATGTTTGACACCCTTTACGCACAGGCAAAAAGACTCCGTTTCCCCAAAGATATCGAAAAACAGTTCCGGGCGGAATATCACGCCAATACGCTCTCGACCGCGCGTATTGCCTTGATATTGGGCTTGATCCTGTTCTCCCTGTTCGGCATTCTGGATGTGTACGCCGTTCCGATCTCGAAGAACATCGTCTGGATCATCCGCTACGTCATCGTCGCGCCGGTCGTCATCGTCGCATTGATCGCAAGCTACAGAAAACAGCATCAAAAATACGTCCAGGAATTGATGTGCGTTGCCGTGGCGGTTTCCGGGCTGGGGATCGTCGCGATGATCTCGATCACACATGAAGCGGAATTCGGCAACCGCTTCTATTTCACGGGACTTGTGCTTGTCTCCATGTGGGGTTATGGACTTACCCGTCTGCGTTTCTGGTATGCCGTCATTGCGAACTTTATCATCATGATCGGGTACGAGTTCGCCAGCATCGAGATAAAACGCCTGCTCACGACCGAGACCGGCATTGTGATCTTCACCATGCATAATTTTTTCTTCCTCGGCGCAAATGTGATCGGCATGTTCACAAGCTACACTCTCGAACGTTATGCCCGCAAGGAATTTCTACAAAAATACCTGATCCGCGAACAGCGGGACAAAGCGGATAATCTACTCCTCAGCCTCCTGCCCAGACAGATCGCGGAGAAATTAAAACAAGGTGAGGAGGATATTACAGAGGAGTACCAGGAGACCAGCGTCCTCTTCGCTGACATCGTCAACTTCACGCCGATGTCGGCGCAATTCGACTCGCATGCAGTGGTGGGTATGCTCGATGAATTATTCTCCCATTTCGATGAACTTGTGGACAAATATGATGTGGAAAAGATTCAGGTTGCCGGCGACGGTTACATGGCGGCGGCGGGAGTCCCGACCTACCGCCCCGATCACGCCGCTGTCCTTGTGCGGCTGGGATTTGACATGCTGGAATGCGTCAAAAGCGAGACGTTTTTAGGGGGCAAACATCCCATCGAGATCCGCATTGGCATCAATTCAGGTCCGCTGATCGCCGGGGTGATCGGACATAAAAAATTGGTCTTTGCCGTCTGGGGTGATACGGTCAACACCGCCAGCCGCATGGAAAGCCACGGCAGAACCGGCAAGATACAGATCACACGCGCCACCTACGAACTCGTAAAGGAAGAATTCGAATGCGAATACATCGGCGAGATTCCCGTTAAAGGAAAGGGAAACATGAAAGTGTGGCATGTGGTTGGGGAGAAAAAGAAATAG
- a CDS encoding GlsB/YeaQ/YmgE family stress response membrane protein, which yields MTLESIIIWFIVGGIAGTIADWLVSGIRLGCFGTVVIGIIGAFVGAWLLGQLNISIGSGIVNDVITASIGAIVLLLGLRLLRRI from the coding sequence ATGACACTAGAATCGATCATAATTTGGTTCATCGTCGGCGGTATTGCCGGGACGATCGCCGACTGGCTGGTGAGCGGCATCCGGTTGGGTTGTTTTGGAACCGTGGTCATCGGCATCATCGGGGCGTTCGTCGGCGCATGGCTGCTGGGTCAGTTGAACATCTCCATCGGAAGCGGGATCGTCAACGACGTCATTACCGCATCCATCGGGGCAATCGTCCTGCTATTAGGACTCAGACTGCTTCGCAGAATATAA
- a CDS encoding ABC transporter ATP-binding protein, with protein sequence MTSKPALTVKNLSVLFPNGGNGALANELHALDDISFNVRPREFICFLGPSGSGKTTLLKVLAGLLQPTYGSVNFMYHHRPKIGMVFQQASLMPWRTVMDNIKLPLELEGMGEVKAQNKAREMIRLVGLKGFEDSFPRDLSGGMAQRVGIARALIHDPDLLLLDEPFASLDALTRERMWTELSRIWQAKQKTVIMVTHSINESLFLADRVLVLTQRPGKIKLDVEVDLPRPRLDDIRYTSHFGKLAKKLRAAIE encoded by the coding sequence ATGACTTCCAAACCCGCACTCACCGTAAAAAATCTCTCCGTGCTGTTCCCGAACGGCGGCAACGGCGCACTTGCCAATGAACTGCACGCGCTGGATGACATCTCTTTCAACGTCCGTCCGCGCGAGTTCATCTGCTTCCTCGGTCCATCCGGTTCGGGCAAGACCACCCTGCTCAAAGTGCTGGCGGGCTTGCTCCAGCCGACCTATGGCAGCGTCAACTTCATGTATCACCACCGCCCGAAGATCGGCATGGTCTTTCAGCAAGCCAGCCTGATGCCCTGGCGCACCGTCATGGACAACATCAAACTTCCGCTCGAACTCGAAGGCATGGGCGAGGTCAAGGCGCAGAATAAGGCGCGCGAGATGATACGTCTGGTGGGATTGAAGGGATTCGAAGACTCGTTTCCGCGCGACCTCTCCGGCGGCATGGCGCAGCGTGTGGGGATCGCGCGCGCGCTCATCCATGACCCCGACCTGCTCCTGCTCGATGAGCCTTTTGCCTCGCTGGATGCCCTTACCCGCGAACGCATGTGGACCGAACTCTCGCGCATCTGGCAGGCAAAGCAGAAGACCGTCATCATGGTGACGCACTCCATCAACGAATCGCTCTTCCTCGCCGACCGCGTCCTCGTGTTAACCCAGCGTCCCGGCAAAATCAAACTGGACGTGGAAGTCGATCTCCCGCGTCCAAGACTGGATGATATCCGCTACACCAGTCACTTTGGAAAACTTGCGAAGAAGTTACGGGCGGCGATAGAATAA
- a CDS encoding ABC transporter substrate-binding protein, translating into MLKKITLLMLGLALSLMACSSLGSQNEADGVRKIRLPMGYIPNIQYAPFYVAVDKGYFAEENIEIIFDYSFETNGVALVGAGEIPFSVASGEQVLLARSQGLPVVYAFAWYDEFPISVVTAKELNVNEPADLRGKTLGLPGLFGANYIGAEALLFSGGVNSSEVKYNSVGFNQVESFASGQSDIVVVYAANEPIVLRAQGFEFDELRVADYEQLTANGIVTSEMTIANEPELIRRMMRAFAKGIADAAADPEEAYEISMKFVENLKDQDKDVQMQVLLVSIEFWGTERIGYSNPQAWENMNDLLVRMGQIPEPVDLSKAFTNDFVP; encoded by the coding sequence ATGTTAAAGAAGATCACACTACTCATGCTTGGGCTGGCACTCAGCCTGATGGCTTGCAGCAGTTTAGGGTCACAGAATGAAGCGGACGGAGTCCGCAAGATCCGCCTGCCGATGGGCTACATTCCGAACATCCAGTATGCGCCGTTCTACGTCGCCGTGGACAAGGGCTATTTTGCCGAGGAGAACATCGAGATCATTTTCGATTATTCCTTTGAGACCAATGGCGTGGCGCTGGTCGGTGCGGGCGAGATCCCGTTCTCGGTGGCGTCGGGCGAGCAGGTGCTGCTGGCGCGCTCGCAGGGACTGCCCGTGGTGTATGCGTTTGCGTGGTACGACGAATTCCCGATTTCGGTGGTCACGGCGAAGGAATTGAACGTCAATGAGCCCGCGGACCTGCGCGGAAAGACATTGGGACTGCCGGGTCTGTTCGGCGCGAATTACATCGGCGCGGAGGCGCTGTTATTTTCTGGCGGGGTTAATTCGTCGGAGGTGAAATACAACTCGGTCGGCTTCAATCAGGTCGAGTCCTTTGCCAGCGGACAGAGCGACATTGTGGTCGTGTATGCCGCCAATGAACCCATCGTTCTGCGCGCACAGGGTTTCGAATTCGATGAATTGCGCGTGGCGGATTATGAGCAGTTGACCGCCAATGGCATCGTCACCAGCGAGATGACAATTGCGAACGAACCCGAACTCATCCGCCGCATGATGCGTGCTTTTGCGAAAGGCATTGCCGACGCGGCAGCGGACCCTGAGGAAGCCTATGAGATCAGCATGAAATTCGTGGAGAACTTAAAGGATCAGGACAAGGACGTGCAGATGCAGGTATTGCTGGTGTCCATTGAATTTTGGGGAACCGAACGCATCGGGTATTCTAATCCGCAGGCGTGGGAGAACATGAACGACCTGCTGGTACGGATGGGGCAGATCCCCGAGCCTGTGGATTTAAGCAAGGCATTCACGAATGATTTTGTGCCTTAG